The genomic stretch CGTCAGCACACGACATTTCGTTGAAAAAATatgattctttttcttttccttataaaattattaaaaaaatttatctgtTTCTTTGTGGTTTATTTTGTTTCAGCTTCTTTCGTGTTTTAAGTTCTTAGTCGTTTTTAATCGCAAGACATGTTAAAAACCTATTGTTTgatgaataaaaacaccagtGCGATCAAAGAGTACGATTGGATTAATTTCAAGATATTAAGTAGAACTTATTTTGGGATGGTTTCCATCTACAATGAATTACAATTGTTATTTAAAGTGGAAAGAGAAAAATGACGCAAAGTCAAAACAACtttaattgttatttatttaattatttttgtactGTCTTAAGTTATTTAAATTTGATTGTAATTtcgtataaagaaaataaattattatttgtgtATGTGGAAACCATTTCAGCATTGATGTATGATTACAAGGCCATCTCACGGGTTTCCTGTATTGTATATCTTATGTAGTGCCCAGGGCTCTTTTATCGCCATATGGCGAGAGTGTGAAGGAGGTAGCGAGCAAAAACATAATACATAACGAGATAAGCGAGACTactgtaaacaaataaaaaggtAGAAAAGAATGTCCCAATGGATTATGGAGGCGCTCTATAGCTGCTCTAATATTTCCATTTGACACCATTCATAGCTACAGATCTTGCCATGGCTTTTAGCGACAATGCACTACGTTTTAAGATAGATTCAAATGCAGCTAAGTGTATTGATGATTACTTCGAATATACCAGGTTCGTAAGTCAGGTTAAGTTGGATGATATCAGGAGCTTTGTTTAGTTTAGAAATTCTTGTGGCAGACATTGAATGTAAAAGGAGAGGGGAGAAGgatttttgtttctttggcTATAGCTAAATAGTGCTGACAACCacagaaaataaatacatattattTGCCAAGAAAGAGCTGGCATCCAGGACAAACTCAAATCATAGATTGCTCCTATTAaaagaattgataaaaaaagtagCACAGTCCAAGGCACGACCATCTCGATTATTTCAGTCTTTAACTCTTTtagaaataaagatttttttactaGGAGACAAAAAAATTTACCGTGCGCTTTCCCCCATATGATGGCCTTAAAGAAAAATCCCAGAACATTAGGACATTATTGGCACATGTTTGTACACACTGCTGGCAATATAagtatgaaactaatttttTCTTATGGCGTGTTTGGTCCTGCCAACCCTTTTATATTACAAGGGTCTCAAAAACTTAAAAACTATTCCACAAAACAGAAGCTCTTTCCATCTACTAAGCTGACATCCTATttgacaaaatataaaaagtgaTTCCAGTCCCTTATAGTGCTGAATGAATCCATGACATATTAGTATTTTctgtttatcaatatttttattttgctaagGGGGGGGGGACCATTTATCAACAAAACAAGTGTCTAAAATAACATTGTTGCTACATTGCTAAAATTTGACCCCCTGTATCCTGAAAAATTTCATTCACTGGTCCTGAACCTGTGTATCCCTGATTCCAGCTCTTACTCAACcgatatatagctagctagctactaccGTATGCCAGAGGTTTTGTAATTGAAGACACAATTATACTCACGCCTATTATATACCATAATAATAATTcccgtaaaaataaatttcattacttcatgCTAACAGAACAGGGAAGAGGCCAGTCACCCTCAAAAGTATGATTGCTTAGCGTCACCTGACTGTCAAtttaatttgtgaaaataaaaaccAAACAATGGTAAAACTTGTgccctttttttctttcacgGAAGTAATTGGTTGCTATATAGGTTTTTTTCCACCTAAGGCAAAAGTTCATGGTTGTGCATCCAAGCGTCACATGCAAACTCATTGCTCAAAAGAAGCAAACACCATGAGAACATCGTTGATTGGCAGAAATGAAACTTCAAATTGAGGCTAAAAGTACAGCAGGCTTACTTTTATATGTATTACTTATATATATGATATGACCAACTAACTCACCtttgtaattagaaatgacgCTAACGAAACATATTCTTGAGGGTGGCCCAAGGTTGCACAATATAGGAATTCAGGGAATACGTATGCCAGGTGATTCCCTGTGGATTTTTATAACTAAAGTGGAAGCCTTGATAAATTATAGCAAACTATTTCAAAATTTccaaagtaaatataaaaaaaggtttCAGTGCCATATTACACCTATATTTTTAGTGGTTATATTGTTGTATTGCTTTGCACACTGTATATACTTCAACGTTAATAATCCTTTTTAGAATTGTAGGAGATGATGATGGGGGGACTTTGTTTACACCAAAACAATACAATGAATACAAGGAAAAGGTGTTGTCTGCCAGAATCAATAATCGCTTATTTGTGTCTTGGGCTTCAGTTGCAAAAGGAATAGAGTGCAAAATAGTTGGTCCAGAGACTAAATGCTTTTGCACTCACCGGTAagctttattttctactttttagattttatataGTTATTAAACCACAATGCTTTGTTGTTTACACATGTGCACCCTTTCATGAAGGAAACTTTCAAAGTcattttgtctaaaaataaatatcataaagaaaaagaaataatgaaaaaaatgctAATAAAATTAACTTGTTGCCCTACAAAGGTGTGCTGCATCCTGTGAAATTTAGTCTTGGAAAAAGGTGACGAAACGTTTTGCTGTGGAAGATTTTCCCAGAAGAAATATATTCCCTGTTGTAAGACATTTTCAAGATAATTTATTCTCTTAAGAATACTTTcctgacaaaaaaatttttgccaaGAAAAAGTGACTAAATGCTAGTAACAAAAGTTCTCTCTCGCAAAACTTTTTCCTAACCAAAAGGtagccgattaaacctctatgAACTCATAAATGTATTTTTGGGCCTGAAATTAGCATTTGAAAcgtatagtgatttttttcttggaCTTATGTTTATCCCTTAGGTACAAACAACATAAAACGGATTTTGATGTTCTTCCAACTCCAATCAAATTACCATGCAATGCACCTGATTGCAACTGCAAAAGCTATTCATATGTGCCTTTAAATGGAACTCAGCCAATACGTTGTACCTGCAAGCACTTCGCTGATGAACATTCATTTGTAGGTGCGAAGAAGTGTAAAAAGCCTGGCTGTACTTGTAAAAAGTTTCACAGCGCGTTTACTTGTGGGTGTGGTGAACCAACATACAACCATCAGGTTTGCATTTAGCTCAATATTTTtagcttgaaaattgtttagCTATTAGTTACTGTTGTTGTATATGTGGTAGTAGAAAAGCGAAAAACGTGTAATGAGCGTTAAAACggagaataattttttgtttcgtaGTATCTCTAACAACCTTCAACCTCAACAAATATACAACCAATTACTAAAAAAtgtatgaataaataaataaatatgaaaacttAGGTACAGTATAATACATTATCTAAATTACCGTTTTTTGTATTAGATGATAGTGGAAACGAAGGCAGAACGTGTTACTAGAGGAAAACCTGTCGGACATGATGTTCTGTACAAAGCTATGGGTGGGATAACTGGCTTTAGTTCTCTTGCAGATGGTTATCTAAGATTGGACGACAGTGGTGTTGGTGCACCAAGCAAAGAATTTTTTGAACAGCCTGCAGGTATAGTTATGCTATGCTGCATACTTCCAATGTTTTAATGCTTTATTTCTACCCATTGCTGTATATAATAGAGTGGCTAACGGGACTGTAATTCCTTGAATTCTACTGTGTTTTTGTTGGTACTGGGAATTGTATTGTAAAAAGCCACTTTCGTTGTTCTTGAATTGTTCTGGACTTCAGGTTTATCAACGCTTTTTAGGGTACTCGATTCCCTTAGAACCTTAAAAATGGTAGAAGAAATGATATTTTTCGAACTTTCTGTTTGTTTGCCTTCGGTCGTGGTCCACATTCTTAAAAAAACGTGGAAACATTCTTAAATTCTGTTGGACATCCTGTTAAAAACTTTATCATGAAACAGCGTAGAAGGGAGTTTGTTGACAACTTAAGATTTTATCGGCTGCAAATACATGCTTTATCAGGCATACACCCTATCCCTCTataatttaacttcttttattatagaagaaaagttaaattaaattaaattaaattgaaaattaaaCTCCGTTGTAGTAAAATCTTTAACTACGCAGGGCTGAATTTCTTGTATATAAAAACTACATGCGTTTTTACATTTCTTCTCTCTTATCCTTCTGCGACATAGTTTCTAATGTCTTGAAATTATGGTTCAGTTTACAACCAGATGAATATTCTTGGGCCTTTATCGATATTTGTATTTCCTAATAGAACTTCAGGTATTATTGGGTCTAAATGTTTACCCGTGAAGTAGTTcccttttctttttccattaCTTTCCCTTAAAgtatttttccagccatatttcGCATTTACGAATTGAATTTTGTATTGTGCTACTATCCATCAGCTCATCAATCTCTGCCAATCCTTGCATACTCTCTGACCGTGAATAGAAGTTATATGACGATATCATGAACTCATTATTATAAATAGGTTTTAACCGGGTTAATAATCCACCTGCTCTCGCCTTGTTTTTCAATAGCACGTCTCTTTCGTCACGTGATAATTGATTTTccaatgttagaaagtcatgagAGTATTCTCTGTATGAGTTTTTATATGGCCGTGACGTCAATGGGTATTTCGATAACGTCAAATCTCTTGAAGAACGGGAAGGTTCATTTTTCCGCTTTTTTAGTTCTCTAGTTTTGTTTGTGTGTACCGGTGGTAGTTTGAATATACTGGGAATAATAGTATTTCCCGCGCTTTTTTCGCATTTTCTCATAACAAAGTTTGtgtattttgtcaaaaaaaagtttggtATAGAAAACACGTTGCAGTGTCTGCCATTCcgaacaaataaatttttagttGAACATACGTTTACGTCCGAGCTCACTCTATTTTCTTTAGGTAACTTGTctattttttctattaaaaataaattatctttCTTCTTGTGTTCGTTTCTTGTTAAATACGCTTTATCTGTGTTCGGGCTTGTTCGTGCTATCGTCTCTTCTCCTGACTGTCTGTCACACTGCGAAAAGTCTTCGTATGGAACAGGTGATAAATAAACTTTTCTTTGAAAAAGATCTTCGGttagtttttcatatataacaCAGTCGGTCATTGCCCTTTGCTTAATTTGCACGTTCTAAAAATAGACAAAACATCACTATGGTAACGAATATCATCATAGTAACGAATAAGGTTTCATTACAAACATGGGGCGAATTTAGAAATATTGAAGGTTCGGCTTATAGAATGTTAAACacatatgttttgttttttcgctGTTTATTCATAACTTTATTCATTCGCTGTTACTTTTAacgtttttaaaatcaaaaaaacatgCCACTTTAACAAAATCAGCCACTTGTTTGATTTTTAGTAACAAATAAAAACCTCTCACATTGTTTAAGGTTTGAAATAATATGTACATAGACACTTTTTATATACCGCACTTTCGTTATAGATTTCACTTTTATTGGCCAGGCGTTGTTTGAAAAGTCGAATAGAACAGGACAATAATTTTGTTTGTAATAACGAACAAGCGAAgaacaaaatatatactttGGTCTGTTTCTTTACGCAGTAATTTTTGTCGCAAATATAATTCAGATTTCGGATTACATCCGAGATCTTATTAAAACGGgcgatcttcttcttcttcttcttcgaccGATTCTTAACCGATTGCCGTAACGTCACGACTTTTGAAGTCCGACCTGACCCCGCGACCCAGCGCTACTCCAGCTGTGTGCGTATCTTGATATTCGTTAAATGGGGAAAAGAATTAATACTGCGTTACGAATTTGATCACAAATTTGATCACATATCACATAATGTTATAgactgttattttaatattataatGAGCTATGCTAGATACTCCTTCAAATTTTCGTTTCCAGTTACGTTTTTAACCAGGCGGATTTTGTTCAACTAAACCGAGCTCTAGGGGTTAAGGTACGAGTCTTTTCTTTCGAGATACGGGGTTAAGCTGCaaaatttttatgaagaaaGAGGAATATTTGGTTTGGTTAGTATAATTATTTAACTGCCTAAACTTCAGTTCTATCaacgtttaagatattctcttcattgtgtctatgttttcacatattaagatgaaaatatcatcacgttttcaagccatgtgtaaatctgaaacaaaccaatttcaagattttagctagctaacgtaGATTTTAATGCAGCATCCTGCTGAAGCCAGCTAGCTGTGCcttatttattgttattattttaaagtttggtatattattatttattgtcATGTTGGGGTTGTGGCTCTCTTCTAGCTAGCTTTTTAGCTACTTCTTGCAGAAaagtaaaagtagccaaatgcagtttggctagctacaacaaaattcttaatcaatatttcttatgctaaatgcagttggtAGGTAGCAACACCTTTTATTAGTGCCATGAAAACTtactctgcaaaataaaattggtgagtgaattttttagctggacagggtaACGACATGCTGTTTTTcccatgtttttatttaaaccgaagttgcaataaagttttctTGAAAAAGGTATTATGCCTAAACGCATTGacgacacagtttacctgtactaagcgttcAGTCCAATGTTAATGATGGCTGTTTCCTGATACCACGAAATCGCATTTTGAATTTAGTCTGTATTGTTAATTTAACCTTTTTGTTTCTTTCGTCTACttccatttctttttttgtttttaaacttaaaagatccaactttatggtcaaatcttagatatcttaaaCTTGATAAAAATTTTAGTCATGTCACggttataataaaacatttccaaaatatcgctacaccacaaccaataatatttaataaaatgatATGCGAAAACGTCTTCGTTTCTTTCTAATGAGTGTTAAGTGTAGTGTAGTATTGTacttttgtatatttatttaaaataacggAACAACATGGTAGAAGTTCTGTAACAGGCTACTGGCGACCTAGGTATAGGGAACAAAATTACACACGAACAAGaatccgaaatcttttagcctgcaagggcttttctATCATTTTATTGGTTCGTTACCTCCTCAACTTTTTTATCAGGCATCATTTAAATCTGAAATCttttaagttatattttttgtcaCTCTCACCCTCACTCGTTATCTTTGACAAACTTTCGCCCTCGTACGTTAAAGTTGTTGACATAATACTTTCGATTTTTCCTTACGTTTCTCATGCAATATTTCTGTTTAAAAACAGCAGTAAATGTTGCATGCTATTAAGTGCTACGGAGTGTATCTATGTGACTTCAATGTCTGACCCTAAAAACATTGACCTTGAGGTACCGCTATTTACCAAAGGCTTAACTTAGCTGCGACTAAATTCTATTGTGTAGAATGACAGGAATATAAGGAACATAAGATACATACGGTAAAAATTACACCATGTTTTCTTCTTGTGCTATCTGTCAGATTGTCGATTGGATCTTTTCAAGGCAGAGAATGCATCTTTTTGATCTGCTTATTCACAACATGACTTTTGAACCACAAAGCGAGTGGTATTGTTTTCCTGCTTTCACGTATGTTTGTCATCTCACAAAATTTTAGTGATCAGATTTCAAGACCACCATAATAAACTAAGAAAATGGCCTAATGGACTTAGCTTCTCGTTTTATTCGTGTGATTTTATACCAACGGTTTCTTAtgtgtttttttagaaaaaaagggTGATTTATCGAATATTATATACTGAATTTGTGAATTTCTTTTTCGAGTTGTTTAGCTAATCAATCAATCATTATCAAGGTTATCTTAAAAAATGTATAGAAGAAAATGCGATATTAAGGCATTGCCTAAGTTCAAACGTctaaaaagtttcttattttttttgaaaataagcaGTAGCAGTCTCCAAAGTTTTCAGGCTCTTTTTACTCGGTTTCTTATAAATGGATTTCTCTTTAAAAATGCGTGTAAATATTATTAAATCTTAGatttaaagttcttttttgTCTGGGGAAAACATTTTCGCGGCACTCAATTTTCAATAAAGTATGGAGAGCGTTTACGTCGAGTGTTTGAAGGAGGGGCAAACAGCAAACTATCGCACTAGTTGAAAATAGAGATCTAATTTGAACAGACGTAATAATTTTGGTGTATATTTAGGGCCGTTTGATCACCCTTTCTTAAAAATTCACAGTAATATGCAAGAGTTGGGATTGGATGACAAAAACAATAACGATGCTTCTTTACAGATGACTCAAGAGGAAAAAGATATGGCTTATTTTGAGAAAAGATATCAACAACGGGTGAGAGTGACTTTCTTCATTCGTACTGCACATGTCATAAAAGCTGTTTCTTTTGTTAGACATCAACCTTATTTTTAGTTTGAATATTTCAACACTTAACTTTAAAAATACATTCTCAATTTCTCCGGTCTACATAAAAAAAACCTTTCGCTTTAAAACATTGTATACGTATTGTTAAGGCTTTTTCTGACTAATTTTGATCACGGGAATTGCTTTTATTGTTTTCTGCAATGtatctttttcaaaaatgtaagaTGTAAAATACATTTAAGAACGGCTAAATTCAACTTAGAAACGATGATGATATcggatttgtttgtttgtttgtttaacttTCATttagaatgtaaaaatttttacacCGCTAACACTGATATGGCCACGGGGCCTAACCTAAATTATATTTGCAGACATTAAATAACAACGCGGTCATAGTAAATACAGGGTttcgttaaaatttaattttacgaattaaattttaaaagctcactgataaattaaactttttattaaGCCTCATTGCTTAAATTTGCGGAGCTTGATTTCGCATATTGGCCGCAAATTTCTTCCTTCACAACCTCCCTTCAAATTACGtttgataattaaaaataactttctttttaatgtATAATCTGGTCTCTTTCAGCTGAAACAAGAACGTCTTCAAGCGCGTGCAAAAACCAACCCAAAAGCTTTACCATCAAAACAAACACTTTATGGATCCTCTGGAACAAACGCAATGTCTACCATGTCGAATCCTCAATCACGTGGTAAAAAGCACGTGACACAAGAGCTGCTATCCAAACAGAATAGGCAAAAGAGATAATACaacatgaaaagataattctaTGGTTTTTTGAGAACTCGACGTCTCGGAAGTACAAATGTCAATTTTCCATTTCTAGATCCCAACTAATCCTTACAATGACGAACTTTGGTGTGCTTGAGTACTAATATGTGATTCTACTGgaaattaaaatatgaaaaagaattgcagaaaatattaaaaaggagTGATCAAGAAATCTACACTCACCAACTTTAATAGACTGTGTTTTTGTACATGAAACTTAGACAGTTGGCTTAGGCTGAATGTTCTTTAATTTTGTTGCCAATTTCTTAAGTCGTATAAGATTCAACCTTTATTTAATGCTCAAAAATACCTTGTCCACAATACTTCATTCAGTTTACTGCCTTAAAAGAATTAGTTTCCGTgggtattgttatttttttcttttcgaaaaactatttacattattttttcttctgatttacCTAGAATaacatatactatatatatgaaTTTCAATTTCAgcagtttttattttatacttcTACATAACACCTAAAACGGTAAAAAATgggaagaatattattttaataaaacaagtATATTAATAAATACTGCAGTCCTGGGACCAAAATTGGTGAGCAGGCCAAAGATAACGTcaacaaaagattttaaataaattttcttttgcaTTGTTTTTCTCTCTAAATGGATTTTTCAACGGGTTTTGTGGCCAGAAATCTCTCACTGTTCActttttgtaaatattctaaTCACAATAAAAACGTATAGGAATGTCAGTGAGGTGGAATCCGATGCTCCGAAGGAAATATTTTCGTGAATGTAATATGATTCAAAAATGGCGTTTAAAATATTGTCAAACAAGTGGTTTGTGCGCCAAGATGTAGTTGCATTTTTATCTATATTCTTTTTAGCTATATATATCTTATTTTGCTTGCTTGATAAAAGTGTGtttcgttttttatttattaatttattatttatttgttaacaTGCTTGCTTACGAAGATTGTACTATTGAACTGATCTgacgtaaaaatatataaattaagcCCTGTTAACGCTTGTCAATTTTGCTCTCggcaaatttaaacttttataagTTTGGAAGCAAAGTAAATTAAAATCTAAACTTCGTGTGACACtccctaattcgaatttttatagaaaaaatctAATTACAGAGGAAAGCCTTTGTAAAATACATTTCTAATATGAACAGTGCAgtacaaatattaaaaatgtttgccaAGGATCTTTTACAATGTCTGGAAATAGTCATCAATTTTGActgttttttattcagcatattttttctaAATCAACCGCCCTATTTACATCTTTTAATGTAACCATTACATCGTTTCCAAATTTTGAAATCATACTGTAATCTTCTAAACTGCTAATGCCATCTAATACATCTTTGTATGATGGCTTTGCGATTGGTCATTTGTTTGGTTTATGGTCATTTAATTCGTCATCACTTGAGTTCACAAAATTTCCGGAAACTTCGGCAATTATGTTAGCATCAGACAAGGTCCCACTGACGGATGTTGTAGATCCACGTCTACCAGTTTTTTGGCTGTCATTCGATAATCCACACTGAAGTGCTGCTTCCAATTCTCTCACGACGTTTTCCTCTTATTCTAAATCACAAAACGGATCATCTTCATCATTTAACGCTCTTTCCACAATTTCGCTTGATATTCctgcttttttaaaacagtTCGTGAAAGTTTAGTCAGGAACAGAATCCTATGCTACTGTCACAGCAGTTAGAATTGAAAATTTAGGAAGCTCATTGTTCTTCAAAATTAGGATCTGCCTTTTCACTGCGAGAGAACGATATTTCGCTTTGAGGGATCAAATAACACCTTGATCCATCGGTTGTGTGATTAAAGTGGTGTTGTAAAGTGTCTGGCTCATGTGATAACGccctaaaaagtaaaaaaatgaaaaagcccCTGGCTTATTAGAGGATTTACCGAATATTCATTTTGAAATCATGTATTATTTGAATGCCGGTTAATTCGAACATTCGTTTTTCGAAAAATGTTTTCCATTCTTTGAGTTTGGTCTAATAAAGTCTTAAATTTTGTGCTGCTTAACATTCGAACTCCGCCAATAAACTCGAACAATTTTCTCGGTCCTTAGACT from Hydractinia symbiolongicarpus strain clone_291-10 chromosome 12, HSymV2.1, whole genome shotgun sequence encodes the following:
- the LOC130622025 gene encoding protein FAM221A-like; the protein is MAFSDNALRFKIDSNAAKCIDDYFEYTRIVGDDDGGTLFTPKQYNEYKEKVLSARINNRLFVSWASVAKGIECKIVGPETKCFCTHRYKQHKTDFDVLPTPIKLPCNAPDCNCKSYSYVPLNGTQPIRCTCKHFADEHSFVGAKKCKKPGCTCKKFHSAFTCGCGEPTYNHQMIVETKAERVTRGKPVGHDVLYKAMGGITGFSSLADGYLRLDDSGVGAPSKEFFEQPAGPFDHPFLKIHSNMQELGLDDKNNNDASLQMTQEEKDMAYFEKRYQQRLKQERLQARAKTNPKALPSKQTLYGSSGTNAMSTMSNPQSRGKKHVTQELLSKQNRQKR